The Entelurus aequoreus isolate RoL-2023_Sb linkage group LG11, RoL_Eaeq_v1.1, whole genome shotgun sequence genome includes the window TAAAAAACAGCTCATTGTGTATGACACAACCTTCCCTGAATTGATTAGACTAGGACAATAGGCACACGCCTAAGATGTGCCGCTCCACCAAAGCTGAACCCAAAACCAAGACTAACTGGTCAGACTGGAGCCAGTTTGCCACAGTTTTAACTCCTACTCATTTCGATGGACACCTTAAACataactgtaaaaagtgacagtgAGTATTAAAAACATGCTTCCTAACTGACAGATTAACATGAGAAAGACTGTCATGCATGCAAGACTAGCCAATGAATCACACTCATTTATCAAGAGGCACCACACAAAGACAAACGCACAGttctctcactcacacacacacacacacacacacacacacacacacacacagttctgAATTTCCTGGTTAGACCAGTGTGTCTAGTCTCCCACAGTTCTAGATTGGTGAAAACCCAGCAACCCTGCCTCCAATGACAGGAGCCCACCTACCCTGCAGGCCCGAAGCACCCCCAGCTCCAAGCAGCACTTACGTCTGGACTTACATGGCGGCGGGCTGAGCCCTGTCCCACTCCTgttcctggtgtgtgtgtgtgtgtgcatgtgtgagagCGAGCCTCCCATCAGCACTAGGCCCATCTCCTCGACACTGCAGGGAAACACCTCCACATAGCGGCTGTTGGGCCCGCGTTGGCAGGACATGACGTGCTTGTGGAGATGATGAGAGGCCAAAAGTGCTCTTTCTGGGGATATCATCTGTATGAAGCAGTCGCCTGATGGACGCCCCTGAAAACACGCACTCTTTTAAAAAACAACCAATCACACATTGGGCTGTGCGGTTTGTGCACGTACCTGCTGATTGAGGACCATGTGTACGCCTTGCGGCCTGATGTCCTGGGTGAACTCGCCCAAGAAAGTAAGGATGTCCTCGATGCTCGCCGTGTAGGGCAACCCTCGCAGCCTCAGGCAGTCCCTCACGCTGACAGGAGGGGGCAGGAGAGACACGGGGGGCAACACTGATAGCAAGGGGGCAGGGGCTACGGGGATTAGGGGGGCAGACGAGTACCGGTTCAACACCTACAACACAAAATGTTACAATTATGCCACTGTATGTCTCCCTTAAACTACAATGACATCTGCCAAGTACCCATTGGAATGACTGAGAAACTCCTTTTTATGACACTTTGCCAATGATATTGATCGCATAGCAATAAAATGACAATACCTATTACAAAGATTTGGCGCAACATGTTTGTTCTTGCtcaataaacatgtttttaattttcctgaggaaactctcctgaaggaatcaataaagtactatctatctatctatctagaacACACCTAGTctaccagagaataagaagacacaacacagcaaTTCCTCATTATGCAGCAATCATGTTCACAATGTGAAACGTGCATTCACGAACCCCAGAATTGTGAGTATCAACATGACAACACAAgaaatttgttgttgttttttttacacattctgTGTTCTGTTGATAGTTGCCGGTTTTGTTGTAATAATTTGTTGTGGATTTGATTTCTTAGTCATTGTCACACAATTCCATAATAATAAAACTgcattgttttaacaaaaaattgtataccttccattttttaaaataccCTTTCGGGCACTGTTTAAGCATCGGCCCCATTTCAAAAGGTACATATTTAGTACAAGTATCGGTAAAATGTAAGCAATACCCATTCCTAATTACATACACGTTTGTCTGTATTTTAGCACTTCCTAGCTCAAGTAGGATGACGTTTGACAACTAGGCcgtaccattttttttatttttggggcaAGAGGGGTACAGTTTGATCATGACTCAAGTGACTAAAAATGAAAACAACGTTAGTTAGCGAGCTACTTCTTTGTTCATTGAGAGTAAATATTATGTTTTAGACACACAGGACTCTACCATTTGCATATTGTGACTTAAAGAGCAAAGAGATAATCCATTACCCTGATAAAAGTGGAAACTATTCCAACAATATAAAACACATTTATCGAGCTGCATTTTATCAAGATATGCACCAAGatgggtattttttttattataaaatttcAAGAAATTTGAGTAGTTTTTGCCTACACAAAACTTTTTTACACTTATTGTAAGGGCTGAGGCGAGCATTGTGGTTCAAGAAAGTAGCTGGCTTGTGGCCAACAGGACATCAGTATGTTTGCATTTCTAGAGGCCACCAATTAAAGTGTACAGCCACAGAAGAAGGCgcctacatacaatatatatgtacaggTTGTAAGCTTATCAGTTCTTGGAAGTTGAATATCCTTGTTATCATTATGCAAGCAGGGAAGGTGCAAGAAATCCACAAAGAATGAAGAGAGGACAAAGGTGTAGCTTCTACAATTACAGGGTGGCGGCACACTAAAGGTAAACCATCTCCACCCTTAATCCTACTTTCCAGCAAATAAcggaggaggaaaaaaatatCACACAATCGGCTGTGCACACATGCAGTTCTCACTTGTCCCATCATTTATCCGTCTTTTgaataaaagagaaaaaactTAAGACTATAAGAAATAGTATTGTACCTGTTGGACCTCTGCTGCTGTACTCTTAAACAGCTCAATATATCTTCTCCCAAGGATCTCCTTGTGTTTCCTGAGTCCACACAGTGCATGTTCCTCACAGGCGAACAAGACAAAGGCGTCACCTGTGGGACGACCGTCTGGGTAGCGTACAAATAGGATGCCTTCCTTCCCTCCGCTGACAGGACACGTGTCTTTAAGTGCGTCTGGCGGCGAAAAGAAGGCGAGCACCTGCTCGTGCGTGGCCGTAAAAGGAAGCCCTCGCATCCTCACTATGATCTGGTCCTCCCGGGACAGGAACATGGCTACTTCGTTGGACGTACCTGGCACAGCAGACACAACATCTTTAATTTGACAATGATGTTGTTTCTCTATGTTAGATCACCCAAAAGCCATTTGGCTGGAAAACATTGTTAGCAATAATTATAAAAGAAAAGAAGAGTGCACTACATGGCTGCTACCATCAAAGACGCTCTTGATTTAGTCCAAGCTTATTTTCGGTCGAAAGATGAAAATGCATCCGCTATTGGAAATTAAGTTACATCCTCGAGggtagggatgtccaaagtgctacTCAGGTACATTTTTGGACTGCAGCTCGGCCTGGCACATTGTAAAAATCTAATCCATTCATTATAAATTTGATACATTATTAGATATAATACACAAATCTCCTTTGTCGCCTCAACACTAaacaaatatatgattttttcttTATACAGCTTAGCATATACAGGCAGTCCTCGTATTACAACATTTCGTGATAATGTACGCACTCACATAAATGATTAATActggacaaaaagaaaaaaaaatagttacagtgcatctggaaaataAAATGGTAAATTGATTATagttgtgtagcgcttttctacctgcaaggtgctcaaagcgctttgacactattttcacattcacccacTCATAGACACAgtcacacattgatggcgggagctgccatgcaaggccctaaccatggccctcaggagcaaggttgaagctcaaggacacaacagaggtgactagaatggcagaaactgggatcaaaccaggaaccctcaagttgctggcacagtattcacagcttttttccacattttgttatgttacagccttattccaatatGGAATACTTTCATTGTTGTCCTCAAATCCAAAATTTTGTCCACAatacccataatgacaatgtgaaaagttgttattttttattttgcaaatgtattaaaataaaaaactaaaaatcacCTGTGCATACTGGTAAGTATTCAAagtatttgctcaatactttgatgcacatttggcagcatctacagtctcaagtctttttgaatacaataccacaagcttggcacacctatatttgggcagtttcgctcattcctctttgcagccccTCTCAAACTCTAGAAATTTTGGTCCAGGATGTATCTGTGCATTGCTGAATTAATCTTTCATTCTATCCTGACCAGTCTaccagttcctgctgctgaaaaacatccccacagcatgatgctgccaccacaatGCTTCACTGTAGGCATGGTATTGGTTTGGAGATGAGCGGTCCCTGGTTTCATCCATACACGACACCTGGGATAGTGACATCATTCTGTCACAATTCAACTGTGTACGTTAGATGACGAAAAATCCAGTAAGCTCGAAGGGGGATGGTGGGCGCGGGCCCGTCGATACGCGACAATAAACATCGTAGACAATGTGCGCCAGACATCCATGTAGCGTGGCTCTGTCCGGAAGACTCTGGTCTCCCCGACCCGGGGCCGTCCGTAGAGCTGTCCTAGGTCGCTACTGGAACTGAGGACCACGGTAATGGAATAGGAAGACGGAAGGCATTGACGCCAAATACTTCAaaatttgtctcatcagaccagagaatgttGTTTCTCACGGTCTCAGattctttcaggtgcattttggcaagctttttttttactaagaaatggcttttgTCTGGTCACTAAACAATACAGACCTGATTGGTTGTCCTTCGGGAAGAttttcctctctccacagaggaatgctacagctctgacagagtgatcaTCGGGTTCTTGGTTACATTCCTGAtttgactaagatgaatgcagcaatgtacagagatatcctggatgaaaaccaatgctccccatccaatctgatggagcttgagaggtgctgcaaagaggaatgggcaaaattgCCCATACATAGGTGTGCCAAGCCTGTGGCATcatatttaaaaatatgtaaGGTTGTAATTGCTACCAAAGGTACATCAACAAATTAGTGAGCAAAGGCTGGGAATAGTTATGGACAtatgatttttttatgttttaattataattaatttgcaaattaaaaaaacaacccttttcacattgtcattatacggtattgtgtgtagaattttgaggacataaattaatgtattacattttggaataaggctgtaacatgaaatgtggaaaaagtgaagcactgaatACTTTCAAGGTGCACTGTATGTGCATGTGGCAGAAGAACACAGTCGCTGGAGCGTTGCTACACTGAGGACGGACAAAACCACTGTTCTTTTAAATGCACTTTTTTACCATTAGATGTCTCCTAAGCAAAAGGCAGACTCTTCTGGTGGCAGTGCATCAAAAAAAAGGAAAGTAAAATGAAATTAGACAACAAAAAGGCTCAGTAAGGGAGAAATAGACACATGGCTGCAAATGTCGCAACCATCATCAAGGATAAAGATGGTATCTTTGAATATGTGAAAAGATCTGCCTTTTATGAAATGAACAGTGACAACTGAGCAGTGTAGTGATGTCATTGTTGGGACTCCATACTCCAAATAAGCCTGTCGCTCACTGCCTTGCAACGACCCAACCATTGTGAAGGAGAATCACATGGGTAAAaggaaatatattattttttattattttatttcattgttGTGTTCAATATCTTTATTACAGTATTTGATGTCCTTTATGTATTCTGCATTGTGTAAGTGACTTAGGTGTTGATTCATGTATAAGTTACGACTTACACACCATCTCCTTTCTGACTTATATTGGATTGGTTTTAGCTTCAAATAGCTTGCTCTGAACAATGTGTGCAAACTattaaatagcgtgtactattagtgggcgtgtgatctactaatacTGCGTGTACAATTTATAACTGATGCAAATTAAGTTTTTGCATGTACTTTCACCATGAAGGCACTCATTTACCCCACATTCATGTCATCATGAATGGCCttttttctgggcattttagaagaTGTTAGTAATAACTGCGAGTGTGCACTGGAATATTccagacgcaagaaaatgcatattgcaagaagtttttcATATAGGGGATAAAGCGTGTTAACAATATTTCTactaagtttggacacccctggtctatggtAGAAGCAGCAGTTTTCTGCTTATTATGACACTGGCAGTTCAGAATAAGAACTGGTCAAAAAGTGTCCAGAATATGTACTTTCCAAATTAACAAATCATAAaaagggttgtcctgataccaatatgttagtaccggtaccaaaatgtttatcaatactttttgatacttttcaaattaaagaggaccacaaaaaatgtcattattggcttcattttaacagaaaatcttataatacattaaacacatgttttcttattgcactcaaagtcaCCGCTGTAAGGCAGCATGTGGATGAAAAAATTTTACCAGTATTTTTGAAAGGCAGTTTAGTATCGttgttaattcattagtaccgcggtattttaatagtaccggtataccgtacaaccttattcCTGAATGATTTAATTTTTGACTTTCctcacaaacaaataaaaaaatagtcaATTGTCTTGGCATGCAAGTGTACACACAGATAGACTTGTTCATCAGATTACGTAGCTAATTCTTACCTCCAGCTATCTTCAGGAAGTCCTCTCCTGTTGCCTTGTAAACCTGCAATCAAAAGGCCGTGTTTTAGAATGACACTCAGCGGCATGGTTTTCTTGGGGTGTGTGGATCAAGTGACATATTGCTACCTCTATGTATCTGTTGCCCATATGATGCTTGTGTCTTTGCAGTGCCAGGTCTCGATGTTCTTCGCTGATGAAACGAACAAGAGCCTCGCCATTTCTCCTCCCCTGAGCGTTAAGACACAATGCCGATCCTCCTCTatgacacacaagtaaatacacaGTCAATACGCATTTTGACTAGCGGTGTCACGTCAATTGCCATCAACTAATTACAGACATACGTATTTAGCatgtgatatttttttatttatttaatctaaTGTTTAATCTCTAATATAGGCCTAgcgataaattttttttttactccaggAGCTTCTGTAGCTTTCGGCCTCCCCCTTACAGTATTTTCCTTTGGGAAATTCACACAAACAGcacaacatggctaatgctaacgccaacgagagcgagacgtttgttccaaagaaaagaaaagtgttgtcagggGTTTtgttttgcggcaacaggcgtgaaacaaatgactgcacgctgcaaagtcatttaaaaaaaaggaagcagcacaacaaacttatttgAATAGCATTTGAAACCAAAGCATCCAGCTGAGTGGGGGAAATGCAACTTTTTACAAGGCAAACAAAACATAACAACAAACAAACAGTTCTGTTAGTATGTGTTACATACTAGgccaataaaaaagaaaaagaaaataaaaagaatatagctgattctgattctacagGTCGCTAAAGATGTGGTGCCCAAACAGTGAAAAAGCCTGTTTTTATCTACCAGTACTCATTAAAACTATAGAGACATCTCAaagctacatttttatttacagaaatattttgttcaagacagaagttttgcCTCCCATAGGAAGCTCTAAATTAAATAACTGTCTTTGAAtgcaagtgtgaatgttgtctgtctatctgtgttggccctgcgatgaggtggcgacttgtccagggtgtaccccgccttccgcccaaatgcagcagagataggctccagcaccccccgcgaccccgaacgggacaagcggtagaaaatggatggatggatgattaggacaatgcatattaatCAACATATGAGCAAAAGCATCACAGTAAATATGGTAAAAATAGCTACAACAACTACATTTcatcagtttttgtttttttttaaacaattttatacAAAGTTAAATTTATACCTGTTCTAAAAAGAactccctaaaaaaaaaaaaaaattttgctaagagtaaatACTAGTTTAAAAGTGAAGcttgttttgaattatctctaccatttgtattcattggtttctttaaaaaattgggaaaacaAAAATTGGAGATTTTATTTTCAGGCCAACGTTACTATTTCTGTATGCGAGTTGCCTTGCCATCATCTTGTGTTTGACGAGCAGTAGCAACACTGCTGCCATGCAGCACGCTGGACGAAATGAAAGCAAAACTCCTAAGTACATAATGAACAATAGGCTTTAAAACATGATTAATGTTGCACTTTGGTGTCCGTGTACGAGACAGCTGTGATTGACAGTCAATATCCGATCAAAGCCAACAATCCGTAGGAACATGTTTTACAAAGTTTATCTTGTAAATGTGACAAATATAGACCATTATTTGTTAAATGTTTTCTCTTAAACCACCATTGGTAAGATATGCTAACATTGTGGTTGATGTGtctgctttatttattttatgttatttgaaGCAGAGGAAAAGCAACAAGTTTAACATACAATCCACATCGCTCAGAAAATATTTCTTACTGTTTTTTGATGTGTTAACTTTAGGACTTCATATGGACATGTTATATTTTAGTAAATGGCTAAGACAGCACATGTTCaagtctgttaaaaaaaaaactttttaatgtTACTTTTTTTGGTTATGTATCTATCTTTATAATGACGTAATACATGAAACACCTCAAGGGGAGAGCTTTTCTTCGCATATTTAGGTGACATTAAAAAAGACAGGGCAGGACTTGACAGGACTCATTTTCACATGTAAAATGAACTCTTAGTGTTTATGGTCATGCACTAACTTGGCAATATTTAGTCCGCTGAAGAAGCGGGCGATGTCCTGGTCTGATGACTGCCACGGCAACCCTCTGGCTCTGATGACTGTGTTGTCGTTTACTTTCTCCATCTTACTGCTGCACACAAACAATAAAGTTCAGCTCTATGGGTGAATTTAGGGAGACAATAAAGAATATTGGACTGTACCAAACATGACTTACCAAGTACCCGTCTCAAACTTCTCATGAACTCTTTCCGGGTTAGAGAATGTATGACCTGCAATTACAAATTGCTTTTAGAAATCTTACAATTACCAAAAACCAAGTACACCTACATTGAACACCTAATTAGCTAAACCCGCACAATATTATGACATCCAAACATTCTACTTTTATGAAGTTTTGAATGACACTGTCAGAAGGGTATTCATGTAACAATATGTTTATTGATGTGCTTGCAGTTGAAGAACGTCCCTGCACGATTCATAGAGGTCCTTCTTGGTTATTTATTGACATTAgccagacaaaatatttaattatattaacGGCCATGCACTACAAATTACCGACGGTAAcaaatacatagttaaataaaTACTGATCTGACAGTGTTTATGAAATCCAAGCATTATCCTTTTTGTCAAGGCAACATTTTTATCATATACATAGTGTATTGTTTTTAAACAGACTGTACCTCATGTTGTAACCAGTCAGTGTCATTTAGATATGTGGACACAGACAATCCATATTTATTATCGTGATTAATTGGTTCTGAGCATGATTGTGTTAAATTAATATCCGTGAAGTAGGAATATTTATTGTACATTTTCATAGCTAGTGCATAGAAAAACCTGTTAACgatcttttaactcttttttttaacaatatgagagccctctagacatgaagcaacacccacatagtcacctttgaACTTATTTGAGCCATTATAGTAGACATATACTGTAGTAACTTTAGGAGCCATTGTGCATATACAGCATTAGAGAGGCAACAGACTGAGTGCtttctgaggctgagccaatcagtggccaaaatactgaacagcatgctctgattggtttggtctcatctagtggccaacacTGAAATTGATACCCAAGTGCTGTATCTCAAAAACATTTAGACCAGAGATACGCAAAATGCAGGCCACAAAAAGATGCAGAGAactgaaaaatagagcaaaaaaacacaaagtaAAGAGGAAAGGCTGAATGTTGATTCTAACAAGTTATAACAAAACGTTTTGActtgaaatatgtttattttccctttttacaaaaagaaaaaaaacacaatttataatTATCATAGTGGCTCCACACATggtgattaatcgcagtaaattacttgcttgcataatttacattaactttaaaaaaagaccCAAATATTAGGACACAATAGCAACATCACTGTCAAAATGTCATACACAAACATTATTTTGAATTTTAcatctatttattcatttatatattcAAAACCAGGTAAGAGTATTATGACAGGGTCCCATCTCTGTGTATTTTGAAGCGAAATTTGCCAGCTAGCCCACCAGTTGGAGTTTCTTCACTCAtcatatgcattgacctgatcactgatcgTACAGTAACTTGCACCGCCTTTCTGGTAACCATCCGCCGTTAAGGTAAAGGTGCGTTCAAAAAAATGGTGTGATTAATCGGCATTTATAATAATGAAattattttcttcattttttgtGAAAATGTCTACTGTGTGAATTGTTTAAAATACGTCGGCTCTAAATTTGACTGACAAATCCATTGTTCTCATAAAAGCTTGCAACTAGTTAGGTCTCATTGTGTACAATGAGGTGCAGCAATACTCACATAATGGCTCAGAAAGCAGGGTAAGTACGATGTTGGCCATAATCTGGACCTGTTGCACTCCTATTTCTGGAGGCAATGTGGCTGATGGCTCCATTGTAGCTGTCGGAGGTACTTCCACTGGTATACTTAAGGCTGAAGAGGATGCTCGGTCAAGGAAACGTAAGGAttaggaaaaaataaaagtaaataaactgAAAAGGATAAGACAAAAGGGATGAAATGGCTTCCTTGTTCGAGTGGGTGTGTGCCATGTTAGTCAAACACACTTTTACTGCTCAGCAAAGTGCTGATCCTTTGCATTTCAAAACTTTTAATTCATGACGCTCATTTTTAGCATGATGACAAACGGTAGTGTCAGATCACAACATGTCAAGGATACACTCTGCCATGGTGTATACATCCAAAGCCTTCAGGTTGGATGAGGGAAAGTGCGTCTTGAATGCTTTCCGAAGGTCGAAGAAGGAGTAAAAGCATTCTGGGATCAGGACGTTCTAGAAGGGGGAAACATATTTTGAGACTGTGAACAAGCGTCTCATAAACTGCTTCTTTTATTTATGGCACATCAAAGCTGTGTTTTTTTCAAGACGTGGGAAAATGGCAGCGGTGTGTGCTCAGAATTTGGTATGTGCATGGGTGTGTTCTGCTCTGATCATCATGTGTGCGTGAGCAAATTCAACCAGGAACACACACGTGTAAGCAAGCGAGACGTTACTGCAGCAGTTAAAGTGAGCGAGTGCACATCCTGCCTGGCTGTGAGGGGCGTGCACACAACCAGCCTGCTCACCTTGCTTGAGGCCTCGGGGTGAATGACTTGACGGATGTGAAGCTGCCCGTCTGTACATAAACACACTGACGTGCCTGCACCTGCGCTGTTCACTTCGTTTGTCAGCTGGAGATGGAACTGCAAAGATGCACGTTTTAAAACGAAACAAGAAGACAGTTAAGATGCAGATAATATTGACTGCACTCATTATTACCATGTTTAGGGCAGTTTCCAGGCTCTTTGCGTTAGAGAGGCAATCCGCTCCGGAGTCATTTTCTTCTACTTCTTCCTCTGCGATTTCCGTCACCCCATCCTCAGGTTCTTTTGGCTCAGTCGAGTCTGACGCTTCAGGCTTAATCACCAGCTCATTCACCTTGCCCaacttttgaaaaaataaa containing:
- the esrp1 gene encoding epithelial splicing regulatory protein 1 isoform X1, which translates into the protein MTAQVDYLVVLCVATSGASGELLGSDEKELVRLVWQQVDVNNKKLGKVNELVIKPEASDSTEPKEPEDGVTEIAEEEVEENDSGADCLSNAKSLETALNMFHLQLTNEVNSAGAGTSVCLCTDGQLHIRQVIHPEASSKNVLIPECFYSFFDLRKAFKTHFPSSNLKALDVYTMAESLSIPVEVPPTATMEPSATLPPEIGVQQVQIMANIVLTLLSEPLCHTFSNPERVHEKFETGTCSKMEKVNDNTVIRARGLPWQSSDQDIARFFSGLNIAKGGSALCLNAQGRRNGEALVRFISEEHRDLALQRHKHHMGNRYIEVYKATGEDFLKIAGGTSNEVAMFLSREDQIIVRMRGLPFTATHEQVLAFFSPPDALKDTCPVSGGKEGILFVRYPDGRPTGDAFVLFACEEHALCGLRKHKEILGRRYIELFKSTAAEVQQVLNRYSSAPLIPVAPAPLLSVLPPVSLLPPPVSVRDCLRLRGLPYTASIEDILTFLGEFTQDIRPQGVHMVLNQQGRPSGDCFIQMISPERALLASHHLHKHVMSCQRGPNSRYVEVFPCSVEEMGLVLMGGSLSHMHTHTHTRNRSGTGLSPPPCKSRRLSPPSYSFNPTPPVLPTEAAAALYPPLGQVLLTPRSLHPGHAYYPSSAQLYMNYTAYYPSPPGSPTTVGFFPSPSALSAPGGLVRMPGLTYSNKDLINAMQGYQTAVEPVSLLSSSLIGQTGGGDPPVVSLPALVSKPAGQYVDLSLL
- the esrp1 gene encoding epithelial splicing regulatory protein 1 isoform X2; this translates as MTAQVDYLVVLCVATSGASGELLGSDEKELVRLVWQQVDVNNKKLGKVNELVIKPEASDSTEPKEPEDGVTEIAEEEVEENDSGADCLSNAKSLETALNMFHLQLTNEVNSAGAGTSVCLCTDGQLHIRQVIHPEASSKNVLIPECFYSFFDLRKAFKTHFPSSNLKALDVYTMAESLSIPVEVPPTATMEPSATLPPEIGVQQVQIMANIVLTLLSEPLCHTFSNPERVHEKFETGTCSKMEKVNDNTVIRARGLPWQSSDQDIARFFSGLNIAKGGSALCLNAQGRRNGEALVRFISEEHRDLALQRHKHHMGNRYIEVYKATGEDFLKIAGGTSNEVAMFLSREDQIIVRMRGLPFTATHEQVLAFFSPPDALKDTCPVSGGKEGILFVRYPDGRPTGDAFVLFACEEHALCGLRKHKEILGRRYIELFKSTAAEVQQVLNRYSSAPLIPVAPAPLLSVLPPVSLLPPPVSVRDCLRLRGLPYTASIEDILTFLGEFTQDIRPQGVHMVLNQQGRPSGDCFIQMISPERALLASHHLHKHVMSCQRGPNSRYVEVFPCSVEEMGLVLMGGSLSHMHTHTHTRNRSGTGLSPPPCLSPPSYSFNPTPPVLPTEAAAALYPPLGQVLLTPRSLHPGHAYYPSSAQLYMNYTAYYPSPPGSPTTVGFFPSPSALSAPGGLVRMPGLTYSNKDLINAMQGYQTAVEPVSLLSSSLIGQTGGGDPPVVSLPALVSKPAGQYVDLSLL